The following coding sequences lie in one Spinacia oleracea cultivar Varoflay chromosome 1, BTI_SOV_V1, whole genome shotgun sequence genomic window:
- the LOC130460823 gene encoding uncharacterized protein — protein sequence MKVGQAVLYLKDEADLWWKENRTKLSVVEGFNWDSFVVALREKFYPPFITKRKAQEFINLGMGSMTIAEYYSKFIAMSRIAPEVVATEEIKAQRFEQGLTDEFQLGLGGEIFTSLDNVYKRTAHIYGLQSIRDAKNVVGEKRKEFNVQKNQGNFRRNMNENRNENGNGNFRGGNSQGHNNRSKSERVYHCKRCNNNHPGKDCKGKLVNCHYCQKRGHREFECFIKHRKEQNSNGGGNQERFNQSGDQNSKPGGAQNNQENYNKPANDNNNQDKAPGKLFMMSRNEAERSADVVHGGEFSVGDF from the exons atgaaagtaggtcaagctgtcctttacctaaaagatgaggccgatctatggtggaaagaaaatagaactaagctaagtgttgttgaaggatttaattgggactcatttgttgttgcattgagggaaaagttttatcctccttttataacaaaacgaaaagcgcaggaattcataaaccttgggatggggagtatgaccatcgctgaatattatagcaaatttatagcgatGTCGAGGATCGCACCTGAAGTTGTAGCCACAGAAgagataaaggctcagaggtttgagcaagggttgaccgatgagttccagttgggattaggtggagaaatcTTTACCTCTTTAGATAATGTGTATAAGAGAACCGCTCATATTTACGGTTTGCAGTCCATAAGGGACgcgaaaaatgttgttggggagaaaagaaaagagtttaatgtccagaaaaaccaagggaatttcaggaggaatatgaatgagaataggaatgaaaatggaaatggaaattttcgaggaggaaacagtcaggggcacaacaataggagtaaatccgagagagtgtatcactgcaagaggtgcaacaataaccaccctgggaaggactgtaaaggaaaattggtgaattgccactattgtcagaaaagggggcatagagagtttgagtgcttcattaagcacagaaaggaacaaaatagtaatggaggtgggaaccaagagaggtttaaccagtctggagatcaaaattcaaagcctggaggggcacaaaacaatcaagagaactataataagcctgcaaatgataacaacaaccaggataaggctccgggcaaactattcatgatgagtagaaatgaagctgaacgttctgcagacgtagttcatg gtggagaattctccgtaggcgacttttga